Proteins encoded by one window of Fusarium graminearum PH-1 chromosome 1, whole genome shotgun sequence:
- a CDS encoding malate dehydrogenase, with protein MVKAVVAGASGGIGQPLSLLLKTSPHIDELALYDVVNTPGVATDLSHISSRAKTTGYLPANDGAKAAFKDADIIVIPAGIPRKPGMTRDDLFNINAGIVKGLIEVAAEVAPKAFILVISNPVNSTVPISAEVLKAKGVFNPQRLFGVTTLDIVRAETFVAEITGKANPQELTIPVIGGHSGETIVPLFSKASPSVQIPDDKYDALVNRIQFGGDEVVKAKDGAGSATLSMAYAGFRFAEKVLRAVKGEKGLVEPSYVYLPGVPGGEAIAKETGCDFFSVPIELGPNGAEKATNPFEGITEKEKALLAKATEGLKGNITKGVSFVHNPPQKL; from the exons atggtcaaggctg TTGTTGCTGGCGCCTCTGGTGGCATTGGCCAG cccctctctctcctcctcaagacctcTCCTCACATTGACGAGCTCGCCCTGTACGATGTCGTCAACACCCCCGGTGTCGCTACCGATCTCTCTCACATCTCCTCCCGTGCC AAGACCACTGGCTACCTTCCCGCCAACGATGGCGCTAAGGCTGCCTTCAAGGACGCTGACATTATTGTCATCCCCGCTGGCATTCCTC GCAAGCCTGGAATGACCCGTGATGATCTCTTCAATATCAATGCTGGCATTGTCAAGGGTCTCATCGAGGTCGCTGCTGAGGTCGCCCCCAAGGCtttcatcctcgtcatctccAACCCAGTCAACTCGACTGTCCCCATCTCTGCCGAggtcctcaaggccaaggggGTTTTCAACCCTCAGCGTCTCTTTGGTGTCACCACCCTCGACATCGTCCGTGCCGAGACCTTCGTTGCTGAGATCACTGGCAAGGCCAACCCCCAGGAGCTGACCATCCCCGTCATTGGTGGTCACTCTGGCGAGACTATTGTTCCCCTCTTCAGCAAGGCCTCTCCTTCAGTTCAGATCCCCGACGACAAGTACGATGCTCTCGTAAACCGCATTCAGTTCGGCGGTGACGAAgttgtcaaggccaaggacggtGCTGGTTCCGCCACCCTGTCCATGGCCTATGCCGGTTTCCG ATTCGCCGAGAAGGTTCTCCGTGCcgtcaagggcgagaagggCCTTGTTGAGCCCAGCTACGTCTACCTTCCCGGTGTTCCCGGAGGCGAGGCCATTGCTAAGGAAACTGGCTGcgacttcttctctgtccCCATCGAGCTTGGC CCCAACGGTGCTGAGAAGGCCACCAACCCCTTCGAGGGCATtaccgagaaggagaaggctctGCTAGCCAAGGCCACCGAGGGCCTCAAGGGCAACATCACCAAGGGTGTCAGCTTTGTCCACAACCCTCCCCAAAA GCTGTGA
- a CDS encoding trafficking protein particle complex subunit 6B, giving the protein MSFEPVMPPFNSSDPSANFLSSSCLDFLLIELVPLAYRVTHDRDAIASEQNSTTADAASTSHAVSSSAAGIMAGAAARKDEEEDLDAVHYRLEMLGYRVGQGLVERFSRDRPRFNDTLDVIKFLCKDLWTLVFGKNIDNLKTNHRKLVVKQLSALNRSCGFHAVS; this is encoded by the exons ATGTCTTTTGAACCTGTCATGCCTCCTTTCAACTCGAGCGATCCATCCGCCAACTTCCTCAGCTCCTCCTGTCTAGACTTTCTCCTCATCGAGCTTGTACCACTGGCTTATCGGGTCACTCACGACCGAGACGCCATTGCTTCAGAACAAAATAGCACAACTGCAGATGCTGCATCGACTAGCCATGCGGTCAGCTCTAGCGCTGCTGGAATAATGGCCGGCGCTGCGGCAaggaaggatgaagaggaggatcttgatgcGGTACATTATCGCCTCGAAATGCTGGGCTACAGAGTTGGTCAGGGTCTAGTAGAGAG GTTCTCGAGAGACCGGCCGCGATTCAACGATACgctcgatgtcatcaagttTCTTTGCAAAGATCTGTGGACGCTCGTCTTCGGcaagaacatcgacaacctcaagacaaaTCACAGG AAGCTGGTGGTCAAGCAATTGTCCGCGCTCAACCG TTCCTGTGGTTTCCATGCGGTATCGTAA